The Bacillota bacterium genome window below encodes:
- a CDS encoding glycoside hydrolase family 32 protein translates to MQNPSQNTPYVEHRPAYHFLPPKGWMNDLNGLVHFRGEYHLFYQHNPEAAVPRNIVWGHAVSLNLVNWRHLPVALRPDQPYDKDGVWTGCMVDDGGTPTAVYTGVHTEVQCIATSKDMVRWTKAPENPVIAAPPPGVEVTGFRDPYVWRSRDWWYAVVGSGIKDVGGTIFLYRSRDLRRWEYLEPALVGKKEETGEMWECPNLFQLGRKWVLWTSPVPLGRVIYFVGTFRKHQFQPEYRGEMDLGGCFYAPQGFRDARGRRILFGWLWETRSEPMSAEAGWAGVQSLPRWATLGRDNRLLFEPVPELRRLRRGAVSLTARTLRSGEEVALQELSGDRWELQVEIHPQDAARCGVRLYHVADEGQMTAVFFSQAEQKLVVDRTHSSRYEEVTRDVRSAPFSLKEKEPLRLRLFVDRSVLEVYANGHTCLTSRIYPQGAGGYQPRLFAEEGSALATRIEGWTLDAIW, encoded by the coding sequence ATGCAGAATCCATCCCAAAACACCCCTTATGTGGAGCATCGACCGGCATATCACTTCCTGCCGCCCAAAGGGTGGATGAACGACCTCAACGGCTTGGTCCACTTTCGCGGGGAGTATCACCTGTTCTATCAGCATAACCCGGAGGCGGCAGTACCCCGAAACATCGTGTGGGGACATGCGGTCAGCCTCAACCTGGTGAACTGGAGGCACCTGCCCGTTGCCCTGCGCCCCGACCAGCCCTACGACAAAGATGGCGTGTGGACGGGATGCATGGTGGACGATGGGGGTACCCCAACCGCCGTCTACACAGGGGTGCATACGGAGGTGCAGTGTATTGCTACCAGCAAGGACATGGTGCGGTGGACGAAGGCGCCGGAGAACCCCGTCATCGCCGCGCCGCCGCCTGGTGTGGAGGTGACGGGCTTTCGCGACCCTTACGTGTGGCGTAGCCGCGACTGGTGGTATGCGGTGGTGGGGTCGGGCATCAAGGACGTGGGAGGTACCATCTTTTTGTATCGTTCGCGAGACCTGCGCCGCTGGGAATATCTGGAGCCTGCGCTGGTGGGCAAAAAGGAGGAGACGGGCGAAATGTGGGAGTGCCCGAACCTCTTCCAGCTGGGCAGGAAGTGGGTGTTGTGGACATCGCCCGTGCCGCTGGGGCGGGTGATTTACTTTGTGGGCACGTTCCGCAAGCACCAATTCCAGCCCGAGTACCGCGGCGAGATGGATTTGGGCGGATGCTTCTATGCACCACAGGGCTTTCGCGATGCGCGGGGGCGGCGCATCCTGTTCGGCTGGCTGTGGGAGACGCGCAGCGAACCCATGAGCGCGGAAGCCGGCTGGGCAGGGGTACAATCCCTGCCGCGATGGGCCACGCTCGGGCGCGATAACCGCCTGCTGTTCGAACCGGTGCCGGAGCTGCGCAGGCTGCGCCGCGGTGCGGTGAGCCTCACGGCGCGGACACTGCGTTCCGGAGAGGAGGTTGCCCTGCAGGAGCTGTCAGGCGACCGATGGGAACTGCAGGTGGAGATACACCCGCAGGACGCCGCACGGTGCGGCGTGCGCCTTTACCACGTCGCCGATGAGGGGCAGATGACCGCCGTTTTCTTCTCGCAAGCCGAGCAAAAGCTGGTCGTCGACCGCACCCATTCCAGTCGGTACGAGGAGGTCACGCGCGACGTACGTTCTGCGCCGTTCTCCCTGAAGGAAAAGGAGCCTCTGCGTCTGCGCCTGTTTGTCGACCGCTCAGTGCTGGAGGTGTATGCCAACGGGCACACCTGCCTCACCAGCCGCATCTACCCGCAGGGAGCAGGGGGCTATCAGCCACGCTTGTTTGCCGAAGAGGGGAGCGCACTGGCGACGCGAATAGAAGGGTGGACGCTCGACGCTATCTGGTGA